In the Desulfuromonas sp. DDH964 genome, ATTCTTCGCACCACTTGCGGTTACTCCGGCGACTCGTTACACGATTAGCTTCGACTGTAGAGGAGATCTGGCCGAAGGAGTAAAGGCCGGGATCGGGGTCCTGGAATACCGGGAATTTCTCTGGATCGGTGAACAGTTCACCCGCAGCGAGAACGAGAAATACCTGGTTGGGAGACAGGAAGGCGCCCAGGTGCAGAGCTCCAAGGCGATGCAGCAGTATCAATTCAGTTTTCTGACGGGTCCCGAGACCCGCATGATTCACCTCGTCCTCTACCTGGATGGGGCGAATGGCAAGAACCAGGTATTCTTTGACGATATCGAGGTCGAACCGGCGAGCTGATACCGCAAGACCTCAATTCAACTCGCGATAACGGAGGGGGACTCCATGAACAGCGCGGATGATATTCTCATTCACCATGGTGGCCGCACCACTGTCACCGGCTCCTGCCACGAATTGCGGCTCGCCGACGGCAGCGGCTTGCTGATCGACTGCGGCCTTACCCAGGGAGGTGACGCGACCGCCCCGGAGATTGACTTCCCGGTCATCCAGCTGCGCGCCCTGGTGCTGACCCACGTCCATCTCGACCACTGCGGCCGCCTCCCCTATCTGCTGGCAGCTGGCTTCAAGGGGCCGATCTACTGCAGCGCGCCCTCCGCCCTGCTCCTCCCCGCCGTCCTCGAGGACGCGCTCAAGGTCGGCGTCACCCGCAATGCCCGTCTGATCGCCGCCTTGCAACAGCAGGTCAAGCAGCAGCTCCAACCGCTCCCCTACCGGCATTGGTGGACCATCCCCGGCCCGGCCGGGTTACGCCTTCGCCTCCACCCCGCCGGCCACATCCTCGGCTCGGCCTGGGTCGAATGCGACGCCGAGACGACCAAAGGCAAGCGGCGCATCGTCTGCTCAGGCGACCTCGGCGCCCCCTGGACCCCGCTGCTGCCGGCGCCAGCCTCTCCCTACCGTGCCGACCTGCTGGTACTGGAAAGCACCTACGGCGACCGTCTTCACGAAGGCCGCAGGGAGCGCAAACGCCATCTGCAGCAGATTGTCGAGCAGTCCCTGGCCGATCGCGGCACGATCCTGGTTCCGGCCTTCTCCATCGGCCGCACCCAGGAACTCCTCTACGACCTGGAAGAGATTATTCACCACAACCGGCAGCGCCTCGCCGCCCCCGGCCTCCCCTGGTCCGAACTGGAGATCATCGTCGATTCTCCCCTCGCCAATCGTTTCACCACCCTCTACCGGCAGCTGCGTCCCTACTGGGATGCCGAGGCGCGGCGCAAGCTGCGCCAGGGGCGCCACCCGCTGGACTTCGCACAGCTCACCACCATCGATAGTCACCAGGACCACCTCAATGCCGTCGATATTCTGCGCCGCAGGGACCACCCCTGCATTGTGATTGCCGCCAGCGGCATGTGCAGCGGCGGCCGCATCGTCAACTACCTCAGGGGTCTGATCGGTGATCCGCGTACCGATATCCTCTTCTGCGGCTACCAGGCCGCCGGCACGCCGGGACGGGCCATTCAGCAGTACGGACCGCAGGGGGGCTACGTGACCCTGGACGGAGCACGCTTCGATATCCGCGCCCGGGTCCACACCCTGTCGGGCTACTCGGCCCACGCCGATCAGCAGAACCTGGTGAACTTCATCAAACGGATGCGGGTCAAACCGGCCCGGGTGCGGCTGGTACACGGTGAAGATGACGCACGAAAGGCGCTAACGGTCGAGTTGCAAAAGCTGGGGGTTTCAGCGGACTGAGGGGAAGGGATAAATAGAACTGAAGGGGGGAAGGCGCTAACGGCGCAGCCGGATGATGCAAAGGACAGGGGTGGCACCCAAAGATCCATGCTGCTCCTTGAATATTTGCACGCACCATGATACGTTGAATACAAATATTCACCATGGAGGTTCGGAATGGCCACATCGATACGCATCGCCCCTGAGACGGAAAAACGACTTGACTTTCTCGCCAGTCAGACAGGGCGCACCAAAGCTTTTTACCTGCGGGAACTGATCGAACGCGGACTGGAGGATTTGGAAGATTATTACCTTGCCGCCGATGTTCTGGAGCGGGTACGCAAAGGCGAGGAAGAGATTTATTCTGCTGCCGAGGTAAGAGAATCCCTTGACCTGGACGATTAAATACACCAGCACTGCAAAAGTCCAGTTGCGCAAACTCGACAGACCGGTTGCTGCACGTATTCTCGACTACATGGATCAGCGTGTCGCCATTCTGGATGATCCGCGCACGTTGGGAAAGGCCCTGTCCGGCAATCTGGGAGGACTCTGGCGTTACCGTGTTGGTGACTGCCGGGTCATCTGCGAGATACAAGGCACCAGTGTAAGCATCCTCGTAGTTAAGATCGGCAATCGCCGCGAGGTCTACAGATAAACCTTGTGTATTCAGGGCTTCCTTAAAGCTTCACAACTTATCGAAATTGTTTGTATTTAGGGGACATTCCATTTGTCTGATTACAACAATAGAGCCGCATCTAGCGGCGCAGGTTGTATTTGAGAATGCACCAGAGGGCCCGGAAGCCGTCGCGCCAGCCGATCTTCTTTCCTTCGGCGTAGGTCCGGCCGGCATAACTGACGCCGACCTCAAAAATCCGGCAATTCAACCGGGCGACCTTGGCGGTCAGTTCCGGCTCGACCCCGAAGCGATCTTCCTCGATGACAATCTGGCGCAGGATCTCACGGCGGAAGAGTTTATAGCAGCATTCCATGTCGGTGAGGTTGAGGTTGGTCAGGGCGGTGCTGCACAGAGTCAAGACCCGGGCAAGAATTTCCCGGATGGTGGCCTTTTCATTATATACCGGGATGACGATGGAGAGCTTCAAGGCAGATCCCTTTGCAGGCATTGGAAAGAGTGGCCCTCCCGGCGTCGCGAAAGATCGCCCCGCAAAAGTCCGGGGCACCGGCTAACACATGGCTTCATCAGGATGCCCTGCCCCACGGGGAATTGCGCTCCACAGAGAAAGGCCGGACAATTCAATCCGGCCTTTGCTCTCTTTCCGTTTCCGATGCCAATCAGCAGGGGTGAACGTTGCTGCTCCCCACGACACCAGGTTTCAAGTACTTTTTCATGGTAGCCTCCTTCTCTGATGTTGGTGGTACTCCGTAATATCCACTTCTGGCCAAATAGCCGAATTGACTCATAGCGAACTTGTGATATCACGATGCGACAGGTGGTTCCCGGGTCCAGTTTCTGGCCAAAAGACTCACCAGGAAGGCCGTCCGCAAAATCTCAGGTCTGGGTGAGGGGAGATCATGCAATATGCAGGCCTCCTTTTTATCGGCGTAACTCCTTTAATTTGTAGTTACGAAACTACCCGGCCGAGGTTTCCTTCATGGCAGGAAAAATGCATTTTCATGCTGTTTCCTGAGCTTTCTGGATTCTCGAAAAACCATGCAGAGGCCTAACCAAAAAACGCCTATTTTTACTACATATTTTCTGCCGCAAAAGTAAGGAAGGTTTTTATGCCACATTCGAAATTATCAACCTTGAGCGTCCTGACCTTAACCCTCTCCATATTTTTGGTCTCAGGGTGTGCCTCAATTCTTCCAAAGGCGAAAGCCGATTACACAGTTGAGGTTGCCGACATGGACTTTGTCTTCGTTAAGGGTGGCTCTTTTCAGATGGGCAGCGACCAGAAGCCCGATGAGCAACCGGTGCATGATGTCAAGGTTGACGACCTATTCGTCGGCATGTATGAGGTAACCTTCACACAGTTTGATCAGTACTGTAAAATGATTCCACGAGAGTGCGAGCCACCTGACGACCAAAATTGGGGAAGGGGAAGTCGACCGGTGATTAATGTCTCCTGGCAGGATGCCAATGCCTATGCCGATTGGCTCAGCAAACAGACCGGGCACAGGTTCCGGCTACCAACCGAAGCAGAATGGGAATATTTCGCCCGTGCCGGAACAAGCACCCCTTACTGGAGCGGTGCAACCTTGTCCAGTGGACTTGCGAATTGCGCGAACTGCGGCAGCAAATGGGACAACAAATCAACAGCCCCGGTGGGTTCTTTCAGGCCGAACCCCTGGAATATCTACGATACAATGGGGAACGTCATTGAATGGGTAACGGACAGCTATAAAACCAACTATACGAATGCACCCACAGACGGCGCTGCGGTCATCATCAATACGGAATCGCGCAAGGTGCAACGCGGCGGAGCCTGGAATTATCAAGCCAACGATTTGAGGTCGACGGCCCGTGACTATCGAAAAGCCAACAGCCACACACTCGATGCAGGATTCCGCCTGGTACTGGAACCCTCAGCACACCTGCCGATCATCCGGCAAGGTAGATAGAGATTACAAACAATTTGCTTCCCAGGGGGGATGCCAAAAAGCTTAAATGTACTGCCCCTTTTCTCCAAAACTTTAGGAAGATTCCATGTTCAGACGTCTTTTTAAGTATGCATTAATCCTGCTGATGGCCGCGGGTTGTGAGTCAAAAACAGAGGATCCCGTTGTTGCCCCGGAGACTAAAGCGCAAGTTCGTCTGGTAACGGCACAACTACTCACTGAACCAATTGAGGCGTCTTTGGTTGAAACAGCAACAGCGGCGTTACCGATCTGGCGCGAAACCCGCCAGGAGCGGCCGACATTAGTACTACTTTCGAATAACCCCTTTTTGCAATCGATCCCGACTCCATTGCAAAAAGAAGCGCAACGGCTGGTTTTGTCCGCTGACCAGATTGAGTTTGAGAAAAAGGCGGTTTTTCAATCTGCAGACCCAGTTTTGATGCCCTCAATGGCCGTTTCAGCGGCTCTTCGTGCAAACCTGTTTGGCAAGGTTCTCTGGGTCCTACCTCTTTCACCAGAAGCACCCATGCCAACACCCGAGACTATCAAGGCTCAACTATTTACGGCCGGAGATATTTCCGAAGCGGAAGCAAAGACGTTGAAACAAGAAGGCGATTCAATTTCGGGTCAAATTCGCAATACTGCCTGGACAATTTGCCGGATCAAGTCCCTACCGCGGATTGACGAGCCGGTTTTACTCCATGTCGACCTGTCTTATTTCAGAGCAGTTTACAAAAATGAGATTACCACCCCACTTTATTTGATCGTGGCAGACGTCGCCCGGCAACTGCGGGAGAGTCGCTGGCCGACTCTTGGAGCCACGGTTTCCTTATCAAACCTCAGCGGCGACATTGCCCTAAAATCCCGTTTTCTCGGCAAGGACATCGCCAGCATGTTGGCCAACCCAGAGCTTCTCGACGCCGAGGCCATGCCGGAGCTCTGGAATCAAAGAAGCAAAGCACTCTACCTGGACAACCTCTTTCAGCCTGAGAAGATTCTCGATATTTACCTAGAGCTGGAAAAACATTTTCCTGAGTCTGCTTCAGTAAAATACGGACTATTCGAAATTTCCGGCCAGCTGAAAAATTCGGACAAGGCCTTACAATATCTGAGCGAAGCCGTTGCCCTCGACCCAATCTATGGCCTCGAATATCTCACCCTTTCCGAACGCGCATTTAACCAAGGCCAGATCCAGGCCTCCATGGATATGCTGAACAAGGCTGCGGAGATTTTTCCTGACAACCCTTTTATCACATTGAAGAAGATTGGCCTGTACAGGGAAACCGGCGGAATCACTCTTGCCGCACCACTGATTGAAAAACTCCAGCAGCTTAACTGGTCCAAAACCTATGATCCGGGCATGCCAGACTTTCTTGCCACGCTTGCGGAAGAGGCTTCCAAGCCTCAGCCGAAAACACCTGAAAAGTAAAACCGCCCCCTTGGCAAGGAGACGGCCCTAAGCTTTGCGTTGCCCGTCAGTTTAGAACAGTGCGTAAATAAACGGCGTCAACACAGGAATCTCCGCCAATAGGATAAATATCGACATCAAGACCAGGATGATGACCAGCGGCGCCAGAACATATTTTTTGCGTTGCCGGATAAAACTACCCAAATCACGAATTGTCAGCCACCAGCTCATGTCTCTGCCTTTTCTACCCAGTAATCCCCGATCGCCAGGAAATCGAGGTCAGTCTTCAGGAAACATTCTAGCGCATCGTGCGGTCTACAGACAATCGGTTCGTCCTTGACGTTGAAGCTGGTGTTGACCAGGACCGGGCACCCGGTCACGACGTTGAAACGTTCCAGAAGTCGATAAAAAAGTGGATTGGTCTCTTCGGCAACCGTCTGCACCCGGGCGGTATTGTCGACGTGGGTTACTGCCGGAATGGTTGACCGGGGGATGTTCAATTTTTCCAGGCCCTCACCTGCCTGCTCTACCGCCAGCAACTGCTCCTTGGCGACCTTACACACCAGCAGCATGTAAGGGCTCACTCCGGAAAGCTCAAAATACTCACAGGCTCTTTCTGCGAGCACCGCCGGAGCAAAGGGCCGAAAGCCTTCACGAAACTTGATCTTCATATTCAGCTGCCGCTGCATATCGACAACCCGCGGATCGGCCAAAATACTGCGATTCCCCAAGGCTCGCGGGCCAAACTCCATACGCCCCTGAAACCAACCACCGATCTTTCCGGTAGCCAAAGATTGAACAGTTTTCTCGATAAGCTCCTGCTGATTCAACTTGACGAAGTGTACCCCGGCGCCGAGAAGAGTCGGCTCGATATCCACGTTGGCAAAAGAGGGGCCGAGCAGGGCGCCGTTCATCAGATCGCCGCCAGACTTTTGCGGCAGCTCACCCCCCATGGCCAAATGCGCCACATAAGCCGCACCGAGCGCACCCCCGGCATCCCCGGCGGCGGGTTGAACCCAGATGTTGTCGAAGGGCCCTTCCCGCAGAATACGACCATTCGCAACGCAGTTCAGAGCGACCCCACCAGCGAGACAGAGGTTTTTCTCTCCGGTATCACGCTGGACCTGGGCGACCAGATCGAGCATCAGCTCCTCGGTCACCCTCTGAACCGAAGCTGCGATGTCGAGATGGCGCTGTACCAATGGGCCTTCAGCCTCTCTTGGCGGGCCACCGAACAAATCTGCAAAGCGGTCGCCGGTCATCGCCAGGCGTGAGCAGTACTCGAAATAAGACATATTCAGAGAAAAGGCGCCGTCACCATGGCGTTCAACCAGATGCTCATAAATCAGCTCGGTAAAAACCGGCTGCCCATAAGGAGCAAGTCCCATCACCTTGTACTCCCCCTCGTTGACCTTGAATCCGAGGTAAGCGGTGAAAGCCGAATAGAGCAGACCGAGCGAGTGCGGAAAATACAGTTCTTTCTGCAGGTCGATCGTGGCGCCCTCACCCACCCCGTAGGAACAGGTCGACCACTCGCCGACCCCATCCACCGTCAGGATCGCTGCCTGCGCGAATGGAGACGGGTAAAAGGCGGCGGCAGCATGCGAGAGGTGATGGCTCGAAAAGAGATATTCACCGGCGCCGGGCAACTCATTTCGTAAAATTCGCGGCAACCAGAGTTTTTCTTTCATCCAGGCAGGCAATGCCTGGCGGAACATCCCGTAGCCGCGTGGCGCAACGGCCAGAGCGGTTTTCAGGATACGCTCGAACTTGACGATCGGCTTATCGTAAAAAATAACGGCATCAAGATCTTCCGCTGCCAGACCGGTCGTATCCAGGCAGAAGTTGACCGCCTGGCGCGGGAAGGCCGCATCGTTTTTAATCCGGCTGAAGCGCTCCTCCTGGGCCGCGGCGACCAGTTGCCCATCCTGTAGCAACGCCGCGGCACTATCGTGGTAATAAGCTGAGATGCCGAGAATATTCATGGTTTCAGAACGACCGGCGCAGATCTTCGAGTGTGACAGGCTGTTTCTCCATGGCCACCCAATGCCCGCCGGGGAGCATGTCCCTGGTCACCAGCCGCAGGAGGAGCGCATAGGGCGTCAGAACCAGCCAGAACAACAGCGTCAGAAAGAGCTGCGCCTGGAAATGGCCGAGACGTTGCAGCAGAACGAGGATTTTCTGTTTCACTTTTCCCCCAACTCTCTGGACAACCATTCTCGTGGTGTCAGCCAACCTTTTTCCTTAACCCATCGCTGCAATGCCTTGCTCGGGTCAGGGAACTGTATCAATTGCAGATACCGCCCAAACATTTTCTCTGCGGCCGGCAGTTGACCGGCGATGGCAAGCCCCTCGGCATATTCCCTGGTCGAACGCGGGACATTTTGATTCAGGTCATAGGCACGTTTTAGTGCATCCAGACCTGATTTGAGCTCACCAAGCTGCAGGCGGGCACGCCCCAGCACCGAGAGGTAGCCGACGCTGTTATCGCCCCCGGCGGGCAGCCCGGAAAGCACGTCGAGAGCTTTTTCTGCCTGTTTCTGCAGCAGATAGGCATTGGCGAGCATGACCGACGTATTGAGGTCATCGGGTTCCATTTGCCTTGCCGCGTTCAAGTAAGGCAGGGCTGCGGCGCCGTTGCCACGAAAAACTTCCAACGTGCCGAGCTTGTACGGAATTTCAGGGATATCCTTGAGCTCTGCCCAGGCCTGTTTCAGCGCCACGTGGGCCTCCGGGTATTTACCGGCCCAGAAATAGAGGCGGCCAACCCCCCACAGTCCCAATGCCCGATAGCGCTCTGGAATTGCGTTTTCATACTTCAGGAGTAGCTGCCGGGCAGTGCTGCTCATCCGCTGCCACGCCCCGATCTGCAATGGAAAGGATTGAGCCTTCACCAGGGTATCGAACACCACCCAGGCGACCAGCTGTTGACCGCGAATATTCGGGTGAACGTGATCGTCAAACAGGTCTGCACCGGGTATTCCGTTGGGCGCAACCCGGCGGAAGGTGGCTTCAACGTCAGCGAGCGGCACATCGTTCAGTTCGGCCAGTTCGCGCACGATGCCGTTCATCTCCTCAAGAGCCCGCAGGGGAATAATATCCTCCTGTTTGGCGCGCACAAACGACGCATAGGCCTGATCATAGAGTCCGCTCATCAGCAAGGCCTGCCCGAGCCGATAATGCAGCAGGGCGAACTGATCGTCAAACTCAAGCGCCGCGCGATAAGCCATCATCGCCCGCGCCGGCTCGTTCTGCTGAAGCGCCTGGCTCCCCTGAGAAAAAAGCCGATCGAATTCTTCCAGCTCCGATCCTGTCAAACCCGCCCTATGTTCCGACTTGAAAGGAGAAACTCCGGAAAGGTTCGACGGCAGCGTACACAGGACCAGCAGCACCTGCTTTTCCCTGGCCAGATCGATCATGTCCTGAAGAGATTGCCGGTACTGCTGCAGCACGCCACGCCGGAAATCCTCATCGCGGTGATAAAAATCGGGGCCGACCACTCCTTCCAGCTCCACGCTCACTTCATCCGGCAGAATTGTCCGGCTGCTCTCTTTTGACGACAAGCCCTCAAGCAGGCTTACCAGAAGCGAATACAGCCGCGACTGGTGCAAAAGCTGCCGTGTCCTGTTGAGCCAGAGATTTTCGTGTTTCAGGTGATCAAAAGTCCGGGCTTCGAGAAATTCATTATGCCCGGAATAGACCACTAAGAGATTCGGGTCATAATCGATCAACTCCTGCTGCAGACGGGCAACCCGATAACTGGCATAAGAGATGCCGCCGGCATTAATCACTTCGAATCGGCCAGCTCCCGCATATTCGTTACCGAGCAGCTCAAGCCAGCGCGGGAAGGCGGTCTCACCCGTGTATGGTCGACCGTAGGTTGTCGAACCGCCCAGCGAAATCACCCGGAAAGTTCCCTCGGGTTTCGGCATCTGAAAGCTTTGCCGATTAAAGTAGTCGCCCTTTGCCGGATTCAGCTTGATGTTGGCTCCGGTTGCATCCGGTTCGGTCCTGATAAACAGGGGCGTACTGCCGGCAAAACCGACAAAGCGGTCTTCATCGGCAAGCCTGGGAACACCGGCCAGGGCAAGGATTCCCTCCAGAACCAAAAAGAGGAGAATGCCGGCACAAACAGCCAGAAGGTT is a window encoding:
- a CDS encoding MBL fold metallo-hydrolase RNA specificity domain-containing protein; translation: MNSADDILIHHGGRTTVTGSCHELRLADGSGLLIDCGLTQGGDATAPEIDFPVIQLRALVLTHVHLDHCGRLPYLLAAGFKGPIYCSAPSALLLPAVLEDALKVGVTRNARLIAALQQQVKQQLQPLPYRHWWTIPGPAGLRLRLHPAGHILGSAWVECDAETTKGKRRIVCSGDLGAPWTPLLPAPASPYRADLLVLESTYGDRLHEGRRERKRHLQQIVEQSLADRGTILVPAFSIGRTQELLYDLEEIIHHNRQRLAAPGLPWSELEIIVDSPLANRFTTLYRQLRPYWDAEARRKLRQGRHPLDFAQLTTIDSHQDHLNAVDILRRRDHPCIVIAASGMCSGGRIVNYLRGLIGDPRTDILFCGYQAAGTPGRAIQQYGPQGGYVTLDGARFDIRARVHTLSGYSAHADQQNLVNFIKRMRVKPARVRLVHGEDDARKALTVELQKLGVSAD
- the relB gene encoding type II toxin-antitoxin system RelB family antitoxin, whose product is MATSIRIAPETEKRLDFLASQTGRTKAFYLRELIERGLEDLEDYYLAADVLERVRKGEEEIYSAAEVRESLDLDD
- a CDS encoding type II toxin-antitoxin system RelE family toxin; protein product: MTWTIKYTSTAKVQLRKLDRPVAARILDYMDQRVAILDDPRTLGKALSGNLGGLWRYRVGDCRVICEIQGTSVSILVVKIGNRREVYR
- a CDS encoding formylglycine-generating enzyme family protein, which translates into the protein MPHSKLSTLSVLTLTLSIFLVSGCASILPKAKADYTVEVADMDFVFVKGGSFQMGSDQKPDEQPVHDVKVDDLFVGMYEVTFTQFDQYCKMIPRECEPPDDQNWGRGSRPVINVSWQDANAYADWLSKQTGHRFRLPTEAEWEYFARAGTSTPYWSGATLSSGLANCANCGSKWDNKSTAPVGSFRPNPWNIYDTMGNVIEWVTDSYKTNYTNAPTDGAAVIINTESRKVQRGGAWNYQANDLRSTARDYRKANSHTLDAGFRLVLEPSAHLPIIRQGR
- a CDS encoding tetratricopeptide repeat protein codes for the protein MFRRLFKYALILLMAAGCESKTEDPVVAPETKAQVRLVTAQLLTEPIEASLVETATAALPIWRETRQERPTLVLLSNNPFLQSIPTPLQKEAQRLVLSADQIEFEKKAVFQSADPVLMPSMAVSAALRANLFGKVLWVLPLSPEAPMPTPETIKAQLFTAGDISEAEAKTLKQEGDSISGQIRNTAWTICRIKSLPRIDEPVLLHVDLSYFRAVYKNEITTPLYLIVADVARQLRESRWPTLGATVSLSNLSGDIALKSRFLGKDIASMLANPELLDAEAMPELWNQRSKALYLDNLFQPEKILDIYLELEKHFPESASVKYGLFEISGQLKNSDKALQYLSEAVALDPIYGLEYLTLSERAFNQGQIQASMDMLNKAAEIFPDNPFITLKKIGLYRETGGITLAAPLIEKLQQLNWSKTYDPGMPDFLATLAEEASKPQPKTPEK
- a CDS encoding DUF5989 family protein, translated to MSWWLTIRDLGSFIRQRKKYVLAPLVIILVLMSIFILLAEIPVLTPFIYALF
- a CDS encoding carbamoyltransferase family protein: MNILGISAYYHDSAAALLQDGQLVAAAQEERFSRIKNDAAFPRQAVNFCLDTTGLAAEDLDAVIFYDKPIVKFERILKTALAVAPRGYGMFRQALPAWMKEKLWLPRILRNELPGAGEYLFSSHHLSHAAAAFYPSPFAQAAILTVDGVGEWSTCSYGVGEGATIDLQKELYFPHSLGLLYSAFTAYLGFKVNEGEYKVMGLAPYGQPVFTELIYEHLVERHGDGAFSLNMSYFEYCSRLAMTGDRFADLFGGPPREAEGPLVQRHLDIAASVQRVTEELMLDLVAQVQRDTGEKNLCLAGGVALNCVANGRILREGPFDNIWVQPAAGDAGGALGAAYVAHLAMGGELPQKSGGDLMNGALLGPSFANVDIEPTLLGAGVHFVKLNQQELIEKTVQSLATGKIGGWFQGRMEFGPRALGNRSILADPRVVDMQRQLNMKIKFREGFRPFAPAVLAERACEYFELSGVSPYMLLVCKVAKEQLLAVEQAGEGLEKLNIPRSTIPAVTHVDNTARVQTVAEETNPLFYRLLERFNVVTGCPVLVNTSFNVKDEPIVCRPHDALECFLKTDLDFLAIGDYWVEKAET
- a CDS encoding SGNH/GDSL hydrolase family protein → MAAPDTGGHLFCSAVEYFLKRPLLNSDNDVMISSTLSKNLLAVCAGILLFLVLEGILALAGVPRLADEDRFVGFAGSTPLFIRTEPDATGANIKLNPAKGDYFNRQSFQMPKPEGTFRVISLGGSTTYGRPYTGETAFPRWLELLGNEYAGAGRFEVINAGGISYASYRVARLQQELIDYDPNLLVVYSGHNEFLEARTFDHLKHENLWLNRTRQLLHQSRLYSLLVSLLEGLSSKESSRTILPDEVSVELEGVVGPDFYHRDEDFRRGVLQQYRQSLQDMIDLAREKQVLLVLCTLPSNLSGVSPFKSEHRAGLTGSELEEFDRLFSQGSQALQQNEPARAMMAYRAALEFDDQFALLHYRLGQALLMSGLYDQAYASFVRAKQEDIIPLRALEEMNGIVRELAELNDVPLADVEATFRRVAPNGIPGADLFDDHVHPNIRGQQLVAWVVFDTLVKAQSFPLQIGAWQRMSSTARQLLLKYENAIPERYRALGLWGVGRLYFWAGKYPEAHVALKQAWAELKDIPEIPYKLGTLEVFRGNGAAALPYLNAARQMEPDDLNTSVMLANAYLLQKQAEKALDVLSGLPAGGDNSVGYLSVLGRARLQLGELKSGLDALKRAYDLNQNVPRSTREYAEGLAIAGQLPAAEKMFGRYLQLIQFPDPSKALQRWVKEKGWLTPREWLSRELGEK